GATCCTCATGATCCCTTTTTTCCTTCCATACTTAATACGTTTTCAGGGTGATTTGAGAGAGGAAAATCCGCACTTTTTTCAGAAATCCTGTCGCCAGAAACAACCCGGTCCCTTAACTCTTTCAGATATTCAGGTTAGCGAAAATCGACCGAAATCGGACATTCGGTGAACCGATTTTTTGATCTCTCCGAAATCCCCAGCGTTTTCAATAACAACAGAGTCATGCTTCAGATTCCTGACAGCCATGTCTCTGAAGAAACACAGCAAATCAAAACAACCTATCTTCTACATTGATAGTGACTTGTAGAAACACATTGCTTTTATTCACGGTCGAGACGGACTCGATCAAAGGAGCAGAAATGAGCGACGAACGATTCAAAGCCAGACTTCTTTTGCTGAAATTCGGGATCACCGGCCTCTTCGTCGGCGGTTTATTCCTGATGATTTTCGGGTACGTTGTCTACTCCCAGTTTCGCATCGACGTCCCCGCCCGGCACTTTGCCGTCCTGACACGCAAGACAGGTAACGACCTCAGCAACGATCAGGAAATCTCCCCTGACCTCACGCTGAAAGAAGCCACTCACAAAGGACTCCAGCGGGAAGTCCTGCCCGAAGGACGCTACTTCTACAACTGCTATACCTGGGACTGGGAAATTTATCCGATGGTCGAAATTCCCGCCGACGCAATGGGCGTCCGCATTCGACTCTATGGCGAAGATCTGCCCCCCGGCGACTTCATGTCGACCAGCGAAAAGCACAAAGGCATCATCCAGGAAGTGCTCAAACCAGGTCGTTATGCCATCAACGCCCTGGTCATCGATCGGAATTCCAAGCAACCCGTGGGTGCCCCCCGTCTCAAAAACGACTACATCGAAATCATCGAGCTCTGGGAACCCAAGGTCATTCCCGCCGGTTACAAAGGCATCGTCACGAACCTGGCCGGTCCGATGCCCGAAGATCCCAACCAGTTACTCGTTGATACCGGCCACCGTGGTCCACAAAAAGAAACCCTGGACGAAGGTACGTACTACCTGAACCCGTACACGATCCGCATCAATGCCATCGATACGCGTTCGCTCCGGTTCGACCTCTCCCAGGGGGGCGTGATGATGTTCCCCAGTAAGGACGGTTTCCCGATTACCCTCGACGGCGTCATCGAGTTCCGCGTCATCCCCACCACCGCGGCTCAGACGTATGTAACCTACAACGATGTTTCGAACGACGAAACAGGTTCGACAGCGATTGCCGACGAAATCATCAACAAGGTCATCATGCCTAACGCCCGGGCCTTCTGTCGACTGCGGGGTTCTAACACCAGTGCCCGCGAATTCATCGGCGGTGAAACCCGTGCGGCTTTCCAGAAGGAGTTCCAGGCCAAAATCACCGAGACCTGTAAAGAACAGGGCATCGAAATCGTGCAGGCACTGATCACCACAATCACACCTCCGGAAGCCATCGCGGAACCGCTGCGGAACCGCGAAATTGCGGTCCAGAAAAAAGGACAGTACAGCCGGGAAACCCTGCAGAAAGAACAGGAAGCGGTTCTCGCTACCGAGACGGCGCTCATCGAACAGAAGAAAGCCCTCGTGACTGCAGAGCGGGAGATCATCAAAAAGATCACCCTCGCCCGCCAGGAACAGGGCGTCGCCCTCGAACAGGCAGAACGGGATAAGGAAGTCGCCCAGGAACAACTGGAAGCGGCCAAAGACAAAGCCCAGGCGATCCTCGCCAAGGCCCGTGCGGAATCTGCCGTGATCGGCTTTGAGAACGTTGCGGATGCCGCGGGCTGGAAACGGGCCGTCGAAGCATTTGGCGGCGACGGTTCCAGCTTCGGACGCTATGTCCTCTACCAGAAGCTGGCCCCTGGATTCAAAAAAATCATGACCAACACGGCGGACTCACCGCTGATGCGAATCTTCGATCACTTTGCTGACTCTGCACCAATCACACCGCAACCTGCGAAGACACAACCGGTGACCGCGGTGTCGACTGAAAAGTGATTTCACAGAAACACATTTGATTCAGAAAAAACAACCACTCCAGAATGGAGAGAAATCCAATGCAACGCAGTAAATTGATCATCATCCCCGTTGTCGTGCTGTCGATGATGCTGGCCATCGCCGCCTTCCTGTTCCACTGGACCATCGACCGCATTTATGTCCCCGAAGGACAGAGCCTGCAGCTCCGCTACAAAGGTCCCTTGATCTTCGGACAACGGATTCAGGCCGAGCCCGGCATGTGGGCCAAGGAAGGCCAGATGGGCATCCTCGAAAAAATGCGTGGCCCCGGACGGCACTTCTACTGCCCCATCTGGTGGGAACGCAAACTCGTTGACGACGTCGTCATCAAGCCGGGCGAAATCGGTGAAGTCACCTGTAAACTCGGAAAGAACCAGGAAGGGGCCAACTTCCTCGTCGACGGCGACATCGGACACACAGAATATAAAGGGGTGCTCCGCAAGGTACTTCACCCGGGCCGCTATCGCGTGAATCCCTACGGCTACACAGTCGAAGTTAAAAAACGGATCGACTTCACCTCGGGACAATCCCAGAAAGTCGCTGGCTGGGTCGAGATCCCCACCGGTTACGTCGGTGTGGTCACACAGCTCTCTGACAACCAGGCGACCGGCGTGAAGAAAGGCGTTCAGGACAAAGTGCTGCCCCCGGGTAACTATCCCGTCAACGGACGCGAACAGCAGATTGACATCGTGGAAATCGGGTACCGTCACAGTACCATCTCCGTGGAAGTCAAACATGATGAACTCGGAGAAACCGTCGTGGACGAAAACGGCGAACCACAGATCTCCGATCCCCGCAGCGGCATCGCCTTCCCCAGTGCGGACGGCTTCCCGATCCATATCGACTTCACCGGCATCTGGGGGCTGATGCCCGACCAGGCGGCTCACGCTGTCCGGACATTCGGAAACGTCGACCAGGTCGAAAAGAAAGTGGTCCTGCCTCAGATCGAATCGATCTGTCGTAACAACGGTTCGGAATACAAGGCAGTCCAGCTGCTGGTCGGCAGCGATCGTGAAGTCTACCAGAAGACCTGCCTCGACCAGTTCCACAGCGTCCTGGACGATAAGGAGATCACCCTGCTCTACGGCCTGGTGCGACATGTCTATATTCCCAAACAGGTCCGCGAACCGATTCAACGGGCTTTCATCGCCGATGAATTAAAACTCACCCGCGAGGAAGAGCAGTCCACCGCCAAAGAAGAAGCCCGGCTCCGGGAAGCGGAAAATAAAGTTGAACTGGCTACCGACACCGTGAACGCCGACACGGAAAAGCAGGTGGAAGAAGCCAAGGCTGGCGGTCAGCGTGAAGCGGCAAAAATCGAAGCCGAAACCGAAAAGCTGGTCGCCGCCATCGACAAGGAGACCGAAGAACTGAAGGCCCAGGCTGTGACCATTCTGGGGGAAGCGACCAACGAAGGGAAGAAGATGGTTGAAGAATCGAAGTCAGACCGCTTCCGTCTGGCCGTCGATGCCTTCGGTTCTCCCCAGGCCTACAACAACTGGTACTTTGCCACCAACCTGCCCGAGAATGTCGAACTGAACTTTCTCTACGCGGGTGAAGGAACGCTCTGGACCGACATGAATAAAGCCAACGGTGGTTTCGGCGTCCGTGGCATCATTCCACTCAAGTCGGATTCAACCGCTCCCATGCAGTAGCGACCAGCCCGCTAAGGCCTGCCCACGGGAAACAGACAGGCGCTTTCCACCAGGAACCCGCCTGCTCTGTTTTCCGTGTTTTCTTTTCCGGCTTGAGACAGGCGCTGGACTCTCGCCATACAATCTGAGTCCCTCTCTCCCTTCCCGATTCTGGACGAAGTCTCCTCCAGCAGGTAAACTGAACAGTATGTCGGCAGCGACTTACTTCTCATGTACTATCGAGAATCGACAGGTGCTCTCATGTCACAACTTCCCTGGAAACCCATCCGGGTCCGCAACATCGAACAGCAGATTGATCAGGCCTTCGACGATCTACTCCATGGCCAGTGGGGCATCTGCGGCCCCTCGGGAGGCTGGCAACCCGAAATCGATATTTATGAAACCCCGGACTCCTATTTCGTGGAAGCCGATATCCCCGGCGTCCCCACGGATGAAATTCATATCGAAGTCACCCCGCATTCCCTCAGCATCTCCGGCTGGCGTCAGTCCGGCTGTGTTGAGAAATCTGCCCAGGGGGTCTGCATCGAACGCCGCAAAGGCAGTTTTTTCCGTCGCTTCCCGCTCGAACACGCCGTCGACCCGCATCGAGTAGAACGCGAAAACAAAGCGGGAACTCTGACATTGAGAATCCCCAAACAGAAACTGAAACCACAACCCTAGTCTTTGACTGATCTGGTGAGGAATGCATGACGGACACTCCGCAGTATCGCGCGCTCAGCGCTGACGAAGTCACTCTCGATATCGACCCCAAATCGTTCGGATTCAAAACCACCAAAGAACTCGAACCGCTGACGGATATCATCGGTCAGCCCCGCGCCTTGAAGGCCCTCGACCTGGGGACGGGAATCAAACATCCCAATTACCACATCTACATCTCCGGTCTGGTCGGCACCGGTCGATCCGAGCTCATCACCCACGCTCTCAGACAGCGCGTACTCGACGATTCGATTCCCGACGACTGGGTCTATCTGAATAATTTCGATGAACCCGATTGTCCGCACGCCATTAACCTTCCCGCCGGCCAGGGGATCCAGCTGCGTCAGGAGATGGAAGACCTGATCGAGCAGCTGCAGGAACTGCTCCCCAAGGCATTTAAAGAGGAAGATTTCGGCAAGGAAAAAGAGCGTCTCCGCCAGGTCTACCGCAAGCGGGGCGACGAGGTCTTCGATAAGCTGCAAAAGCTGGCCGGCGAACACGAGATGACCGTGCAGCAACTGCCCGATGGTCAAAT
This genomic interval from Gimesia chilikensis contains the following:
- a CDS encoding SPFH domain-containing protein; this encodes MSDERFKARLLLLKFGITGLFVGGLFLMIFGYVVYSQFRIDVPARHFAVLTRKTGNDLSNDQEISPDLTLKEATHKGLQREVLPEGRYFYNCYTWDWEIYPMVEIPADAMGVRIRLYGEDLPPGDFMSTSEKHKGIIQEVLKPGRYAINALVIDRNSKQPVGAPRLKNDYIEIIELWEPKVIPAGYKGIVTNLAGPMPEDPNQLLVDTGHRGPQKETLDEGTYYLNPYTIRINAIDTRSLRFDLSQGGVMMFPSKDGFPITLDGVIEFRVIPTTAAQTYVTYNDVSNDETGSTAIADEIINKVIMPNARAFCRLRGSNTSAREFIGGETRAAFQKEFQAKITETCKEQGIEIVQALITTITPPEAIAEPLRNREIAVQKKGQYSRETLQKEQEAVLATETALIEQKKALVTAEREIIKKITLARQEQGVALEQAERDKEVAQEQLEAAKDKAQAILAKARAESAVIGFENVADAAGWKRAVEAFGGDGSSFGRYVLYQKLAPGFKKIMTNTADSPLMRIFDHFADSAPITPQPAKTQPVTAVSTEK
- a CDS encoding SPFH domain-containing protein; this encodes MQRSKLIIIPVVVLSMMLAIAAFLFHWTIDRIYVPEGQSLQLRYKGPLIFGQRIQAEPGMWAKEGQMGILEKMRGPGRHFYCPIWWERKLVDDVVIKPGEIGEVTCKLGKNQEGANFLVDGDIGHTEYKGVLRKVLHPGRYRVNPYGYTVEVKKRIDFTSGQSQKVAGWVEIPTGYVGVVTQLSDNQATGVKKGVQDKVLPPGNYPVNGREQQIDIVEIGYRHSTISVEVKHDELGETVVDENGEPQISDPRSGIAFPSADGFPIHIDFTGIWGLMPDQAAHAVRTFGNVDQVEKKVVLPQIESICRNNGSEYKAVQLLVGSDREVYQKTCLDQFHSVLDDKEITLLYGLVRHVYIPKQVREPIQRAFIADELKLTREEEQSTAKEEARLREAENKVELATDTVNADTEKQVEEAKAGGQREAAKIEAETEKLVAAIDKETEELKAQAVTILGEATNEGKKMVEESKSDRFRLAVDAFGSPQAYNNWYFATNLPENVELNFLYAGEGTLWTDMNKANGGFGVRGIIPLKSDSTAPMQ
- a CDS encoding Hsp20/alpha crystallin family protein — its product is MSQLPWKPIRVRNIEQQIDQAFDDLLHGQWGICGPSGGWQPEIDIYETPDSYFVEADIPGVPTDEIHIEVTPHSLSISGWRQSGCVEKSAQGVCIERRKGSFFRRFPLEHAVDPHRVERENKAGTLTLRIPKQKLKPQP